Proteins from one Amycolatopsis benzoatilytica AK 16/65 genomic window:
- the rpsQ gene encoding 30S ribosomal protein S17 encodes MSEAATEKTARNDRKIREGYVVSDKMDKTIVVELEDRKKHPRYSKVLRSTTKVKVHDENNEAGVGDRVTLMETRPLSATKRWRLVQVVEKAK; translated from the coding sequence ATGAGCGAGGCTGCCACCGAGAAGACCGCCCGGAACGACCGCAAGATCCGCGAGGGTTACGTCGTCTCGGACAAGATGGACAAGACGATCGTGGTCGAGCTCGAGGACCGCAAGAAGCACCCGCGCTACTCCAAGGTTCTCCGCAGCACCACCAAGGTGAAGGTGCACGACGAGAACAACGAGGCGGGCGTGGGCGACCGGGTCACCCTCATGGAGACCCGGCCGCTGTCGGCGACCAAGCGCTGGCGTCTGGTGCAGGTCGTGGAGAAGGCCAAGTAA
- the rplN gene encoding 50S ribosomal protein L14, producing the protein MIQQESRLRVADNTGAKEILCIRVLGGSGRRYAGIGDIIVATVKDAIPAAGVKKGDVVKAVIVRTVKERRRPDGSYIRFDENAAVLIKNDNEPRGTRIFGPVGRELRDRKFMKIISLAPEVL; encoded by the coding sequence GTGATCCAGCAGGAGTCGCGGCTTCGGGTTGCCGACAACACGGGCGCGAAGGAAATCCTTTGCATCCGCGTTCTCGGCGGGTCCGGGCGGCGCTACGCCGGCATCGGCGACATCATCGTCGCCACCGTGAAGGACGCCATCCCGGCTGCCGGGGTGAAGAAGGGCGATGTCGTCAAGGCCGTCATCGTCCGCACGGTGAAGGAGCGCCGTCGTCCGGACGGTTCCTACATCCGGTTCGACGAGAACGCCGCCGTGCTCATCAAGAACGACAACGAGCCCCGGGGCACCCGCATCTTCGGCCCGGTGGGCCGCGAGCTGCGCGACCGAAAGTTCATGAAGATCATTTCGCTCGCGCCGGAGGTGCTGTGA
- the rpmC gene encoding 50S ribosomal protein L29: MANGAAQASELRELTAEELVLRLKEYKEELFNLRFQMATGQLDNNRRLRTVRTDIARIYTVMRERELGLSVAPDTESEGAA; this comes from the coding sequence ATGGCTAACGGAGCCGCACAGGCATCCGAGCTGCGTGAGCTCACCGCCGAAGAGCTCGTGCTGCGTCTGAAGGAATACAAGGAGGAGCTGTTCAACCTCCGCTTCCAGATGGCGACCGGGCAGCTGGACAACAACCGTCGGCTGCGCACCGTCCGCACGGACATCGCGCGGATCTACACGGTCATGCGCGAGCGCGAGCTCGGCTTGTCCGTGGCGCCCGACACCGAGAGTGAAGGTGCCGCATGA
- the rplW gene encoding 50S ribosomal protein L23, whose translation MSSVAIPDPRDILLAPVISEKSYGLLEDHKYTFIVRPDANKTQIKIAVEKVFGVKVVSVNTANRQGKRKRTRTGFGKRKDTKRAIVTLSPESKAIEIFGGPTA comes from the coding sequence GTGAGCTCGGTCGCCATTCCGGACCCCCGCGACATCCTGCTCGCGCCGGTGATCTCCGAGAAGTCCTACGGGCTGCTCGAGGACCACAAGTACACGTTCATCGTCCGACCGGACGCCAACAAGACCCAGATCAAGATCGCGGTCGAGAAGGTGTTCGGCGTGAAGGTCGTCAGCGTCAACACGGCCAACCGCCAGGGCAAGCGGAAGCGGACTCGTACCGGCTTCGGCAAGCGCAAGGACACCAAGCGCGCCATCGTGACTCTTTCGCCGGAAAGCAAGGCGATCGAGATCTTCGGCGGACCCACCGCGTAA
- the rplP gene encoding 50S ribosomal protein L16, whose translation MLIPRRVKHRKQHSPKRHGAAKGGTKVSFGEYGIQALEHSYVTNRQIESARIAMTRHIKRGGKVWTTIYPDRPLTKKPAETRMGSGKGSPEWWIANVKPGRVMFEISFPNEETAREALRRAIHKLPMKCRIVTREGEF comes from the coding sequence GTGCTCATCCCGCGCAGGGTCAAGCACCGGAAGCAGCACTCCCCGAAGCGCCACGGCGCCGCGAAGGGCGGCACGAAGGTCAGCTTCGGCGAGTACGGCATCCAGGCGCTTGAGCACAGCTACGTGACGAACCGGCAGATCGAGTCCGCTCGTATCGCCATGACCCGTCACATCAAGCGTGGCGGCAAGGTGTGGACGACCATCTACCCGGACCGCCCGCTGACCAAGAAGCCGGCCGAAACCCGGATGGGTTCCGGTAAGGGTTCGCCCGAGTGGTGGATCGCCAACGTGAAGCCGGGTCGCGTGATGTTCGAGATCAGCTTCCCGAACGAGGAGACTGCCCGCGAGGCGCTCCGCCGCGCGATCCACAAGCTCCCCATGAAGTGCCGCATCGTGACCCGGGAAGGTGAGTTCTGA
- the tuf gene encoding elongation factor Tu: MAKAKFERSKPHVNIGTIGHVDHGKTTLTAAITKVLHDAYPELNEARAFDQIDNAPEERQRGITINISHVEYQTEKRHYAHVDAPGHADYIKNMITGAAQMDGAILVVAATDGPMPQTREHVLLARQVGVPYIVVALNKADMVDDEEILELVELEVRELLSSQEFPGDDAPVVRVSGLKALEGDEKWGQAVLELMHAVDDNVPDPVRELDKPFLMPIEDVFTITGRGTVVTGRVERGVVNVNEEVEIVGIREKSTKTTVTGVEMFRKLLDSGQAGDNVGLLLRGIKREDVERGQVVVKPGTTTPHTDFEGRVYILSKDEGGRHTPFFNNYRPQFYFRTTDVTGVVTLPEGTEMVMPGDNTDISVQLIQPVAMDENLRFAIREGGRTVGAGQVTKIIK, from the coding sequence GTGGCGAAGGCGAAGTTCGAGCGGAGCAAGCCGCACGTCAACATCGGCACCATCGGTCACGTCGACCACGGCAAGACCACGCTGACCGCGGCGATCACCAAGGTTCTGCACGACGCGTACCCGGAGCTGAACGAGGCCCGTGCGTTCGACCAGATCGACAACGCGCCGGAAGAGCGTCAGCGCGGTATTACGATCAACATCTCGCACGTCGAGTACCAGACCGAGAAGCGTCACTACGCCCACGTGGACGCCCCGGGTCACGCTGACTACATCAAGAACATGATCACCGGTGCGGCCCAGATGGACGGCGCGATCCTCGTGGTCGCGGCGACCGACGGCCCGATGCCGCAGACCCGCGAGCACGTGCTGCTCGCCCGCCAGGTCGGCGTGCCCTACATCGTGGTCGCGCTGAACAAGGCCGACATGGTCGACGACGAGGAGATCCTCGAGCTCGTCGAGCTGGAGGTCCGCGAGCTGCTGTCCTCGCAGGAGTTCCCGGGCGACGACGCGCCGGTCGTGCGCGTCTCCGGCCTCAAGGCCCTCGAGGGCGACGAGAAGTGGGGCCAGGCGGTCCTCGAGCTCATGCACGCCGTCGACGACAACGTGCCGGACCCGGTCCGCGAGCTGGACAAGCCGTTCCTGATGCCGATCGAGGACGTCTTCACGATCACCGGTCGCGGCACCGTGGTGACCGGTCGTGTCGAGCGTGGCGTCGTGAACGTCAACGAAGAGGTCGAGATCGTGGGTATCCGCGAGAAGTCGACCAAGACCACCGTCACCGGTGTCGAGATGTTCCGCAAGCTGCTCGACTCGGGCCAGGCGGGCGACAACGTCGGCCTCCTGCTGCGCGGCATCAAGCGCGAGGACGTCGAGCGCGGCCAGGTCGTCGTGAAGCCGGGCACCACCACCCCGCACACCGACTTCGAGGGCCGGGTCTACATCCTGTCGAAGGACGAGGGCGGTCGCCACACCCCGTTCTTCAACAACTACCGCCCGCAGTTCTACTTCCGCACCACCGACGTGACCGGCGTCGTGACCCTCCCCGAGGGCACCGAGATGGTCATGCCGGGCGACAACACGGACATCTCCGTCCAGCTGATCCAGCCGGTCGCGATGGACGAGAACCTGCGGTTCGCCATCCGTGAGGGTGGCCGTACCGTCGGTGCGGGCCAGGTTACCAAGATCATCAAGTGA
- the rpsL gene encoding 30S ribosomal protein S12, giving the protein MPTIQQLVRKGRQDKAAKQKTAALKGSPQRRGVCTRVYTTTPKKPNSALRKVARVKLTSGIEVTAYIPGEGHNLQEHSMVLVRGGRVKDLPGVRYKIIRGSLDTQGVKNRKQARSRYGAKKEKS; this is encoded by the coding sequence TTGCCCACGATCCAGCAGCTGGTCCGCAAGGGCCGCCAGGACAAGGCTGCCAAGCAGAAGACCGCGGCCCTCAAGGGGAGCCCGCAGCGTCGTGGCGTGTGCACCCGCGTGTACACCACGACCCCGAAGAAGCCGAACTCGGCCCTGCGCAAGGTTGCTCGTGTGAAGCTGACCAGCGGCATCGAGGTCACCGCATACATCCCCGGTGAGGGTCACAACCTCCAGGAGCACTCGATGGTGCTCGTGCGCGGCGGTCGTGTGAAGGACCTGCCGGGTGTTCGGTACAAGATCATCCGCGGTTCGCTCGACACCCAGGGTGTGAAGAACCGGAAGCAGGCGCGCAGCCGTTACGGCGCGAAGAAGGAGAAGAGCTAA
- the rplC gene encoding 50S ribosomal protein L3, whose translation MSDRQMKGILGTKLGMTQVFDEQNRVIPVTVVKAGPNVVTQVRTTDNDGYAAVQLAFGAVDPRKVNKPRTGHFDKAGVTPRRHLAELRTTDAETYEVGQEITAEVFEAGTTVDVTGTSKGKGYAGVMKRHGFKGQGASHGAQAVHRKPGSIGGCATPGRVFKGLRMAGRMGSDRVTTQGLTVHAVRAEDGLLLIKGAVPGPKGGLLFVRSAAKGGN comes from the coding sequence ATGTCTGACAGGCAAATGAAGGGCATCCTGGGCACCAAGCTCGGCATGACCCAGGTCTTCGACGAGCAGAACCGGGTCATCCCGGTCACTGTCGTCAAGGCCGGCCCGAACGTGGTGACCCAGGTTCGGACCACTGACAATGACGGCTACGCGGCCGTGCAGCTGGCGTTCGGCGCGGTCGACCCGCGCAAGGTGAACAAGCCGCGCACCGGCCACTTCGACAAGGCGGGCGTGACGCCGCGCCGGCACCTCGCCGAGCTGCGCACCACCGACGCCGAGACCTACGAGGTCGGCCAGGAGATCACCGCCGAGGTGTTCGAGGCCGGCACGACGGTCGACGTGACCGGTACCAGCAAGGGCAAGGGCTACGCCGGTGTCATGAAGCGCCACGGCTTCAAGGGCCAGGGCGCGAGCCACGGTGCGCAGGCCGTGCACCGCAAGCCGGGTTCGATCGGCGGCTGCGCCACGCCTGGCCGCGTGTTCAAGGGCCTGCGGATGGCGGGCCGGATGGGTAGCGACCGGGTCACCACGCAGGGCCTGACCGTGCACGCCGTGCGTGCCGAAGACGGCCTGCTGCTGATCAAGGGCGCGGTGCCCGGTCCCAAGGGCGGCCTGCTGTTCGTGCGCAGCGCCGCGAAGGGTGGTAACTGA
- the rpsG gene encoding 30S ribosomal protein S7, with translation MPRKGPAPKRPLISDPVYASPLVTQLVNKVLKDGKRSLAERIVYGALEGAREKTGTDPVVTLKRALDNVKPSIEVKSRRVGGATYQVPIEVKPGRSTTLALRWLVSFSQARREKTMIERLQNELLDASNGLGASVKRREDTHKMAESNKAFAHYRW, from the coding sequence ATGCCTCGCAAGGGTCCGGCGCCGAAGCGGCCGCTGATCTCCGACCCCGTCTACGCCTCCCCGCTGGTCACCCAGCTGGTGAACAAGGTGCTGAAGGACGGCAAGCGGTCCCTCGCCGAGCGCATCGTCTACGGCGCGCTCGAAGGCGCCCGTGAGAAGACCGGCACCGACCCGGTCGTGACGCTCAAGCGCGCGCTCGACAACGTGAAGCCGAGCATCGAGGTGAAGAGCCGCCGCGTCGGTGGCGCCACCTACCAGGTGCCGATCGAGGTCAAGCCGGGCCGCTCCACCACGCTGGCGCTGCGCTGGCTGGTCTCCTTCTCGCAGGCCCGTCGCGAGAAGACGATGATCGAGCGGCTGCAGAACGAGCTGCTGGACGCGAGCAACGGCCTTGGCGCCAGCGTCAAGCGCCGCGAAGACACGCACAAGATGGCCGAGTCGAACAAGGCCTTCGCGCACTACCGCTGGTGA
- the rplB gene encoding 50S ribosomal protein L2 yields the protein MGIRKYKPTTPGRRGSSVSDFAEITRSTPEKSLLRPLSKTGGRNASGKITTRHKGGGHKRAYRVIDFRRHDKDGVPAKVAHIEYDPNRTARIALLHYADGEKRYIIAPEKLKQGDTVENGPRADIKPGNNLPLRNIPVGTVIHAIELRPGGGAKMARSAGARVQLVAKDGPYAQLRLPSGEIRNVDVRNRATIGEVGNSEHANINWGKAGRNRWRGKRPTVRGVVMNPVDHPHGGGEGKTSGGRHPVNPNGKPEGRTRKSKPSDKLIVRRRRTGKKR from the coding sequence ATGGGCATCCGCAAGTACAAGCCGACGACCCCGGGTCGTCGCGGTTCGAGCGTCTCGGACTTCGCCGAGATCACCCGGTCCACGCCGGAGAAGTCGCTGCTGCGTCCGCTGAGCAAGACCGGCGGCCGCAACGCGTCGGGCAAGATCACCACCCGGCACAAGGGTGGCGGTCACAAGCGTGCGTACCGCGTCATCGACTTCCGTCGCCACGACAAGGACGGCGTGCCGGCCAAGGTCGCGCACATCGAGTACGACCCGAACCGCACCGCGCGCATCGCGCTGCTGCACTACGCCGACGGCGAGAAGCGCTACATCATCGCGCCGGAGAAGCTGAAGCAGGGCGACACGGTCGAGAACGGCCCGCGCGCCGACATCAAGCCGGGCAACAACCTGCCGCTGCGCAACATCCCGGTCGGCACCGTGATCCACGCGATCGAGCTCCGCCCCGGCGGCGGCGCGAAGATGGCCCGGTCCGCCGGCGCCCGCGTGCAGCTGGTCGCCAAGGACGGTCCGTACGCCCAGCTGCGTCTCCCTTCGGGCGAGATCCGCAACGTGGACGTGCGCAACCGCGCCACCATCGGCGAGGTCGGCAACTCCGAGCACGCGAACATCAACTGGGGCAAGGCGGGTCGTAACCGCTGGCGCGGCAAGCGTCCGACTGTCCGTGGTGTCGTGATGAACCCGGTCGACCACCCGCACGGCGGTGGTGAGGGCAAGACCTCCGGTGGTCGCCACCCGGTGAACCCGAACGGCAAGCCCGAAGGCCGCACCCGCAAGAGCAAGCCGTCCGACAAATTGATCGTCCGCCGCCGGCGTACCGGCAAGAAGCGCTGA
- the rplX gene encoding 50S ribosomal protein L24, translated as MKVKKGDTVVVIAGKDKGAKGKVIQAYPERERVLVEGVNRIKKHTRITQTQRGAQSGGIVTQEAPIHVSNVMVVDSDGKPARVGYRIGEDGKKVRVSRRNGKDI; from the coding sequence ATGAAGGTGAAGAAGGGCGACACGGTCGTCGTCATCGCCGGCAAGGACAAGGGTGCCAAGGGCAAGGTCATCCAGGCCTACCCGGAGCGCGAGCGCGTCCTGGTCGAGGGTGTCAACCGGATCAAGAAGCACACCCGGATCACCCAGACCCAGCGTGGTGCGCAGTCGGGCGGCATCGTCACCCAGGAAGCGCCCATCCACGTGTCGAACGTGATGGTCGTGGACTCGGACGGCAAGCCGGCCCGGGTGGGCTACCGCATCGGCGAGGACGGCAAGAAGGTCCGGGTCTCGCGCCGGAA
- the rpsJ gene encoding 30S ribosomal protein S10 codes for MAGQKIRIRLKAYDHEAIDTSARKIVETVTRTGARVVGPVPLPTEKNVYCVIRSPHKYKDSREHFEMRTHKRLIDILDPTPKTVDALMRIDLPASVDVNIQ; via the coding sequence ATGGCGGGACAGAAGATCCGCATCCGGCTCAAGGCCTACGACCACGAGGCGATCGACACCTCGGCGCGCAAGATCGTGGAAACGGTTACGCGCACCGGCGCCCGTGTTGTCGGGCCGGTGCCGCTGCCTACCGAGAAGAACGTTTACTGCGTCATCCGCTCGCCGCACAAGTACAAGGACTCGCGCGAGCACTTCGAGATGCGCACGCACAAGCGTCTGATCGACATCCTCGACCCGACGCCGAAGACGGTCGACGCGCTCATGCGCATCGACCTCCCGGCGAGCGTCGACGTCAACATCCAGTAA
- the fusA gene encoding elongation factor G: MAREVLTDLNKVRNIGIMAHIDAGKTTTTERILFYTGINYKLGEVHDGAATMDWMEEEQKRGITITSAATTTFWNDYQINLIDTPGHVDFTVEVERNLRVLDGAVAVFDGKEGVEPQSEQVWRQADKYDVPRICFVNKMDKLGADFYYTLQTISDRLGVRPLAIQLPIGAENDFEGVIDLVRMKALVWRGEVQKGDDYSVEDIPAELADRAAEYREKLIEAVAETDDALMEKFLEGEELTQDEIKGGIRKLVVTREAFPVLAGSAFKNKGVQPMLDAVIDYLPSPLDVPPVEGLLPDGETPVTRHATTEEPFSALAFKIAAHPFFGKLTYIRVYSGKVSAGAQVVNATKERKERIGKIFQMHSNKENPVDEALAGHIYAVIGLKDTTTGDTLADAQNPVVLESMTFPDPVIRVAIEPKTKADQEKLSLAIQKLAEEDPTFQVQLDEETGQTIIAGMGELHLEVLVNRMKSDYKVEANIGKPQVAYRETIKKTVDKLDYVHKKQTGGSGQFAKVIVKLEPLERTDGALYEFDNKVTGGRVPREYIPSVDAGAQDAMQYGVLAGYPLVGLKFTLLDGAYHEVDSSEMAFKIAGSMAMKEAARKAGPVILEPMMAVEVTTPEDYMGDVIGDLNSRRGQIQAMEERAGTRVVKALVPLSEMFGYVGDLRSRTQGRANYSMVFDSYAEVPANVAKEIIAKATGE, from the coding sequence GTGGCACGTGAAGTGCTGACCGACCTCAACAAGGTCCGCAACATCGGCATCATGGCGCACATCGACGCCGGTAAGACCACCACCACCGAGCGGATTCTGTTCTACACCGGGATCAACTACAAGCTCGGCGAAGTCCACGACGGCGCCGCCACGATGGACTGGATGGAGGAGGAGCAGAAGCGGGGTATCACCATCACCTCGGCTGCCACCACCACCTTCTGGAACGACTACCAGATCAACCTGATCGACACCCCCGGGCACGTCGACTTCACCGTCGAGGTGGAGCGCAACCTGCGGGTGCTCGACGGCGCGGTCGCCGTCTTCGACGGCAAGGAAGGCGTCGAGCCGCAGTCCGAGCAGGTCTGGCGGCAGGCGGACAAGTACGACGTCCCGCGCATCTGCTTCGTCAACAAGATGGACAAGCTGGGTGCGGACTTCTACTACACCCTGCAGACCATCTCGGACCGTCTTGGCGTCCGGCCGCTGGCCATCCAGCTGCCGATCGGCGCGGAGAACGACTTCGAGGGCGTCATCGACCTGGTCCGGATGAAGGCCCTGGTCTGGCGTGGCGAGGTGCAGAAGGGCGACGACTACTCCGTCGAGGACATCCCGGCCGAGCTGGCCGACCGCGCCGCGGAGTACCGCGAGAAGCTGATCGAGGCCGTCGCCGAGACCGACGACGCGCTGATGGAGAAGTTCCTCGAGGGCGAGGAGCTGACCCAGGACGAGATCAAGGGCGGCATCCGCAAGCTGGTCGTCACCCGCGAGGCGTTCCCGGTGCTCGCCGGCTCCGCGTTCAAGAACAAGGGCGTGCAGCCGATGCTGGACGCGGTCATCGACTACCTGCCGTCGCCGCTGGACGTGCCGCCGGTCGAGGGTCTGCTGCCGGACGGCGAGACCCCGGTCACCCGGCACGCGACGACCGAGGAGCCGTTCTCCGCGCTCGCGTTCAAGATCGCCGCGCACCCGTTCTTCGGCAAGCTGACCTACATCCGGGTCTACTCGGGCAAGGTCTCCGCCGGCGCCCAGGTCGTCAACGCGACCAAGGAGCGCAAGGAGCGCATCGGGAAGATCTTCCAGATGCACTCCAACAAGGAGAACCCGGTCGACGAGGCTCTGGCCGGCCACATCTACGCGGTCATCGGCCTGAAGGACACCACCACTGGTGACACCCTCGCCGACGCGCAGAACCCGGTCGTGCTCGAGTCGATGACCTTCCCGGACCCGGTTATCCGGGTGGCGATCGAGCCGAAGACCAAGGCCGACCAGGAGAAGCTGTCCCTGGCGATCCAGAAGCTCGCCGAGGAGGACCCGACTTTCCAGGTCCAGCTCGACGAGGAGACCGGTCAGACGATCATCGCCGGCATGGGCGAGCTCCACCTCGAGGTGCTCGTCAACCGGATGAAGTCCGACTACAAGGTCGAGGCGAACATCGGCAAGCCGCAGGTCGCCTACCGCGAGACCATCAAGAAGACGGTGGACAAGCTCGACTACGTCCACAAGAAGCAGACCGGTGGTTCCGGCCAGTTCGCGAAGGTCATCGTGAAGCTGGAGCCGCTCGAGCGCACCGACGGTGCTCTCTACGAGTTCGACAACAAGGTCACCGGTGGCCGCGTGCCGCGGGAGTACATCCCGTCGGTCGACGCGGGCGCCCAGGACGCCATGCAGTACGGCGTGCTGGCCGGCTACCCGCTCGTCGGGTTGAAGTTCACCTTGTTGGATGGCGCGTACCACGAGGTCGACTCTTCCGAAATGGCCTTCAAGATCGCCGGCTCCATGGCGATGAAGGAAGCCGCCCGGAAGGCCGGCCCGGTCATCCTCGAGCCGATGATGGCCGTCGAGGTCACGACTCCCGAGGACTACATGGGTGACGTGATCGGCGACCTCAACTCCCGCCGTGGCCAGATCCAGGCCATGGAGGAGCGCGCCGGTACCCGTGTCGTCAAGGCACTGGTCCCGCTGTCGGAGATGTTCGGCTACGTCGGCGACCTGCGGTCCCGTACCCAGGGCCGGGCGAACTACTCCATGGTGTTCGACTCCTACGCCGAGGTTCCCGCGAACGTCGCGAAGGAAATCATCGCGAAGGCGACGGGGGAGTAA
- the rplD gene encoding 50S ribosomal protein L4, which translates to MTSVELKTPAGKADGTVELPGEIFDVQANVALMHQVVVAQQAAARQGTHDTKTRGEVSGGGKKPYRQKGTGRARQGSTRAPQFVGGGVVHGPTPRDYAQRTPKKMKAAALRGALSDRARAGQLHVVTELVTGEKPSTKTAKTAIAAATQAKRVLVVLHRDEELAWVSARNLPHVHLIWADQLNTYDVLVNDDVVFTKAAYDVFVAGPVRGKAKATARSGEVSEGSDEK; encoded by the coding sequence ATGACGAGCGTCGAGCTGAAGACCCCGGCCGGTAAAGCCGACGGCACCGTCGAGCTCCCTGGGGAGATCTTCGACGTGCAGGCCAACGTCGCGCTGATGCACCAGGTCGTGGTGGCCCAGCAGGCCGCCGCGCGCCAGGGCACGCACGACACGAAGACCCGCGGCGAGGTTTCCGGCGGCGGCAAGAAGCCGTACCGCCAGAAGGGCACCGGTCGCGCCCGCCAGGGTTCGACCCGCGCGCCGCAGTTCGTTGGCGGTGGCGTCGTGCACGGCCCCACGCCGCGCGACTACGCCCAGCGCACCCCGAAGAAGATGAAGGCCGCCGCTCTGCGTGGCGCCCTCTCCGACCGGGCGCGCGCCGGCCAGCTGCACGTGGTGACGGAACTGGTCACCGGCGAGAAGCCGTCGACCAAGACCGCCAAGACGGCGATCGCGGCCGCGACCCAGGCCAAGCGCGTTCTCGTGGTGCTGCACCGCGACGAGGAGCTCGCCTGGGTGTCCGCGCGGAACCTGCCGCACGTGCACCTGATCTGGGCCGACCAGCTCAACACCTACGACGTCCTGGTCAACGACGACGTCGTGTTCACCAAGGCTGCTTACGACGTGTTCGTGGCAGGCCCCGTCCGCGGCAAGGCCAAGGCCACCGCGCGTTCGGGCGAGGTTTCGGAAGGGAGTGACGAGAAGTGA
- the rplV gene encoding 50S ribosomal protein L22: MNAQSNATATAEELPSAVARARFVRDSPMKVRRVIELVKGRSVSEALAVLRFAPQAASTPLAKVIASAAANAENNLQLDPETLWIKSATADEGPTLKRIRPRAQGRAYRIRKRTSHITVVVESRPASTKSNKKAGGR; encoded by the coding sequence ATGAACGCCCAGTCAAACGCCACGGCCACGGCAGAAGAACTGCCCTCGGCCGTCGCGCGGGCTCGTTTCGTCCGGGACTCGCCGATGAAGGTGCGCCGGGTGATCGAGCTCGTCAAGGGTCGTAGCGTCAGCGAGGCCTTGGCCGTCCTCCGGTTCGCGCCGCAGGCGGCCAGCACGCCGCTCGCGAAGGTCATCGCCAGCGCGGCGGCCAACGCCGAGAACAACCTCCAGCTGGACCCGGAGACGCTCTGGATCAAGTCCGCGACCGCTGACGAGGGCCCGACCCTCAAGCGCATCCGTCCGCGGGCCCAGGGCCGCGCGTACCGGATCCGCAAGCGCACCAGCCACATCACCGTGGTGGTGGAGTCGCGGCCCGCGTCGACGAAGAGCAACAAGAAGGCAGGTGGCCGGTAG
- the rpsS gene encoding 30S ribosomal protein S19 — protein sequence MPRSLKKGPFVDDHLLKKVDALNESGKKTVIKTWSRRSTIIPDFLGHTIAVHDGRKHVPVFVTEAMVGHKLGEFAPTRTFKGHIKDDRKSRRR from the coding sequence ATGCCACGCAGCCTTAAGAAGGGCCCGTTCGTGGACGACCACCTGCTCAAGAAGGTGGACGCGCTGAACGAATCGGGCAAGAAGACCGTGATCAAGACTTGGTCGCGGCGCTCCACGATCATCCCGGACTTCCTGGGTCACACGATCGCGGTGCACGACGGCCGCAAGCACGTCCCGGTGTTCGTCACCGAGGCGATGGTGGGTCACAAGCTGGGCGAGTTCGCCCCGACGCGGACCTTCAAGGGCCACATCAAGGACGACCGCAAGTCGCGCCGCCGCTGA
- the rpsC gene encoding 30S ribosomal protein S3, which produces MGQKINPHGFRLGITTDWKSRWYADKQYAEYVAEDVKIRKLLSTGMERAGISSVVIERTRDRVEIDIHTARPGIVIGRRGAEAERIRRELEKLTKKQIQLNIKEVKNPEADAQLVAQGVAEQLSNRVAFRRAMRKAIQTSMRSPQVKGIRVQCGGRLGGAEMSRSEHYRDGRVPLHTLRADIDYGFFEAKTTFGRIGVKVWIYKGELVGGLKARAARDLAAAAADRGQRRDRDRGDRPSRPRRSGASGTTATSTEAGRAAAAAKSENATEAAPAAEAADKTEG; this is translated from the coding sequence GTGGGCCAGAAGATCAACCCGCACGGCTTCCGCCTGGGTATCACCACCGACTGGAAGTCGCGCTGGTACGCCGACAAGCAGTACGCGGAGTACGTGGCCGAGGATGTCAAGATCCGCAAGCTGCTCTCCACCGGCATGGAGCGCGCCGGCATCTCGAGTGTCGTCATCGAGCGCACCCGGGACCGCGTCGAGATCGACATCCACACCGCCCGGCCGGGCATCGTCATCGGCCGCCGCGGTGCGGAGGCCGAGCGCATCCGCCGCGAACTGGAGAAGCTGACCAAGAAGCAGATCCAGCTGAACATCAAAGAGGTCAAGAACCCCGAAGCGGATGCTCAGCTGGTGGCGCAGGGTGTCGCGGAGCAGCTGAGCAACCGCGTGGCGTTCCGCCGCGCGATGCGCAAGGCGATCCAGACCTCCATGCGCTCGCCGCAGGTCAAGGGCATTCGCGTGCAGTGCGGCGGTCGTCTCGGCGGTGCCGAGATGTCCCGCTCCGAGCACTACCGCGACGGCCGGGTGCCGCTGCACACGCTGCGCGCGGACATCGACTACGGCTTCTTCGAGGCCAAGACGACGTTCGGCCGCATCGGCGTCAAGGTGTGGATCTACAAGGGCGAACTCGTCGGTGGCCTGAAGGCCCGCGCTGCGCGCGACCTGGCCGCCGCGGCCGCCGACCGGGGTCAGCGTCGTGACCGCGACCGCGGTGACCGGCCGTCCCGCCCGCGCCGTTCCGGCGCGTCGGGCACGACCGCGACGTCGACCGAGGCCGGCCGCGCTGCTGCCGCCGCGAAGAGCGAGAACGCGACCGAAGCGGCTCCGGCTGCCGAGGCCGCTGACAAGACGGAGGGCTGA